A stretch of the Bacillus mesophilus genome encodes the following:
- a CDS encoding DUF1292 domain-containing protein, with product MDTVKRDYITIQDEEGKEIDYTIEALFDMDENSYALLRNLDETILMRIELEGNEQYLVGINDPTELESILDAYQIAVDAAPAEE from the coding sequence ATGGATACAGTCAAAAGAGATTATATAACAATCCAGGATGAGGAAGGTAAGGAAATAGATTATACGATAGAAGCGCTGTTCGATATGGACGAGAATTCCTATGCATTGTTAAGAAATCTGGATGAGACGATTTTAATGAGAATCGAATTAGAAGGTAATGAACAATATTTGGTTGGAATTAATGATCCAACAGAGTTAGAGTCAATCCTAGATGCCTATCAAATTGCAGTTGATGCTGCTCCTGCAGAAGAATAG